GCGTTTCAGGGGGCTATTGATGACTGTGAGCTACACGATCTTGGTTTCATCGGAGATCGGTTTACTTGGCACCATGGAAGGATTCGAGAACGACTAGATAGAGGCCTAGTAAATGAGGCCTGGGCAGATTTGTTCCCTCATGCGGCTCTTGAAAACTTGGAGTACAATTACTCGGATCACCGACCACTACTAGTTAACACTTCCTATTACGATGGTATGGGAAATAGTAGGGGTAGCGCCTGTCCGAAAAGATTTGAATCAAGATGGTTACGGGAAGAGGAATTCTGCAACCTAGTTACGGAAGCTTGGTCGGAAGCTGGTGCATTGCCGGGTATGTCTGGTATAGCCGAGAAATTAAATTTGATGCATGCTAAGTTTCATGATTGGGACCAGAGAGTGCTAAAGAAACCGAAGAAAAGATTACGCAAAGCTCAGAGGGATATGGAACAAGTCATGGCAGGTCCGATGGGTGATGCGGCTGATGCAAGAAAGAAGGAATTGGCAGAATTGATTGAACATCTCTTAGAGTTAGAAGAGATACAGGCCATGCAGCGGTCCTAGGCCACATGGCTTAAGAGTGGTGATCGAAATACATGCTTCTTTCAAGCTTTTGCTTCAGCTAGGAGGAAGAGAAATTATgtgaaaaagttaaaagatgatTCAAGAAGATGGTTGGAAGGTATCCCAGAATTAAACTCACATATTCACGGTTACTTTTCTATTCTCTTTACTTCTGAAGCACTACACACTGACCCGAACCTAATACAAAAAGTGCATTCAAAGGTCACCCCCCAAATGAATGACTTTCTCTTAGCACCGTTCTCTGCTGAAGATGGAAAAAAGGCAGTGTTCAGCATTGGGGATCTAAAAGCTCCTGGTCCAGATGGTATTCATGCCATATTTTTCAAGAAATTCTGGCACATAATTGGGGATGATATAACCAGCGAAGTGTTACAGGCTATCAACTCAAGAAAGATACCCGAGGAGTGGAATGAAACGGTAATCGTGATGATCCCGAAAGTTGAGTCTCTAGAGATGGTAACTCAATTTCTCCCTATAAGTCTATGTAATGTTCTATATAAAACCATCTCTAAAATGTTGTCCCTATGGCTGAAGAACATTCTACCGGAGATTATCTCGCCAACACAAAGCGCCTTTGTGCCAGGGAGGATGATAACTGATAATATTTTGATAGCTTATGAATGTGTGCATAAGATTAAGAACAAGAGAGCTGGGAGTGGTCTATGTGCAGTGAAATTGGACATGCATAAGGCGTATGACAGAGTTGAATGGTCTTTTTTGCATGACATGATGACAGCCTTGGGTTTTCATGAACACTGGATTGAGATGATGATGGCATGTGTAACTTATTTCAGGTATAAAGTCAGGTTTAACTCTCAAGAGACAGAAGCCTTTACTCCTTCCAAAGGTATTATGCAAGGAGACCCCATCTCCCCATATTTGTTCCTGTTATGTGCGGAAGGGCTTTCTAGTTTATTGCAGTATGAAGAAGAAGCTGGTGGCATTGAAGGGATCAATGTGTCCAGAAATGCACCGTCAGTATCACATCTTTTATTTGCTGATGACTCCTTGCTTATGACAACATATACTTTAAATGCAGCTTCCTTACAGCATGCTCTAGAAACCTATTGCCAAAGTTCAGGACAGATGGTGAGTTTGCCAAAATCCAGTGTATTCTTCAGTCCAAATACTTCCGTGGTATCCAGGGCTGAGATATGTCAAATCTTGAACATTGATACAGAAGCCCTATCTGACAAATATCTTGGATTGCCAGCGATGGTGAGGGCGGATAGAAGTGACTGCTTCAGACAATTCTGTGAAAGAGTAAAGGAAAGATTAAGAGGATGGATGGAGAAACAGTTGTCCACCGGTGGTAAGGAAATACTCATTAAATCTGTTGCTCAAGCAATACCTATTTTCGCCATGTCTATTTTTTGTATCCCCAAGGGAATATGCAAGGAGATTACTGACTTGATTGCTGAATTTTGGTGGGGAAATGAGGAGGATCATAAAAGGATGCATTGGTATACCTGGTGGAAGATGTGCTACCCAAAAAATGAGGGGGGGGGTATGGGTTTTAGGGATCTTTATTCCTTCAACCTGGCTATGCTCTCGAAAAAATGTTGGCGCCTAATCACGAATCCAGATACCCTATGTGCCCGGGTATTGAAGGCCAAATATTATCCGAATAGCAATTTAATTCAAGCTACATTGAAGAAAGGGGCATCGTTTACATGGCAGAGTGTGATGAAGGGCCTAGAGACCTTCAAACTAGGGTACATTTGGTGCATTGGAACATGAGAAAATGTAAACATCTCGAACGACCCGTGGGTACCTGCAAGTCCAGATAGAAAGGTGATCTCGGGCAGGGGTCATTCTATACTATCTTCAGTTAACGAGTTAATTGATCCTTCTACAGGAACGTGGGATGAGGAGCTGATGAGATCTATACTCAACCCTGTTGACGTGCAAAGAATCTTGCAGATACCAATCAATAATAATGCCTTTGATGATTTTATTGCGTGGTATCCTGAACAAAGAGGTTTTTTTTCAGTCCGATCGGTGTACAGAGTCCAATGGCAACGATCTACCCAAACACATGCAAATAGATTGGCGAGTCCGGCTAGTTCTCAGCTCCCAGAAATCTGGACTAAACTTTGGAAACTCAATATTCCATGCAAAGTTGCTATATTTTGCTGGAGGGCACTACATGGAATAATTCCTCTAAAATCAATACTAGCGAACAGGCATGTTGGATCTGACGGAGGATGCCCAGTTTGCCATGGGGCGACCGAGGATATTAAGCATCTTCTATTTGGATGCCTGCATGCAAAGGAGTTATGGAGAAATCTGGGAATATCAGAGATCATTGAAGAGGCAATTCAGGTCGAGCAATCAGGGTCGGTGATCCTGGAAACATTACTGTTAAGGACTGATCACTCAATGCCTTTGAAACCGAGCCTAGATGTTAAACAAGTTATTGCTGTTGGAGGATGGTATCTATGGTGGATCCGGCGTGAGTTAACACACAATGGATCACCCCCGCTACCCCAAAGATGGCCTATGTCAATAATGGCGATTGCAAACAATTTCAATGAAGCTAACCGAAAAGTCCAATAGAACCATGTTCAGAGGTGGTTGAAACCTAGTAGCAAATTTGTGAAAGTTAATGTAGACGCATCCTTCTATGAAAATGAGCACGCTGGGGCAACAACAGCTGTGATTCGGGACAATAAAGGTAATTTTCTGGCAGCCCATTGCAGATTTTTACCTCATGCAGCGGATGTGTTAACCGCGGAGGCCTTAGCTATGAGGGATGGACTTGCGTTTGCAAATTCTCTTGGTTTTCCTAGAGTGGAGGCAGAATCAGACTCGACAATGGTGATCGAAAACTGCTCGGGGCAGACCAGATGGTGGGACGCAGCGGCGGTCATCTTCGCGGAATGTGTAGATGTTTCAATGCTTATTGGGAAGGTTATCTTTAAACATTGTAGTCGTACTTTGAACCAAGCAGCTCATGTGCTAGCTAGTCATAGTTTTTGTAATAAGATTAGTAGAAGCTGGACGGATGATCCCCCAGCTTGTGTCATTCCAAAACTTCTGGATGATGTAATTCCGGTTTAATTTTGCAATAAAGCTAGCCATGATGGCCTTCCCTAAAAAAAGGATCAGTGACACCCAAATGTTGAGCACACCACCTCCCTGCAATGAAGGGTCCATTGTGATCTCGCGCGACATAGATTAATCATAAACATGGTGTTAAGCTTCACCACGCCCGTCCCATGTGGTCTCCAAATAGCTCTCCTCGGCTTTGGTACCCGGGGTTTGGACGACACGTCCAATGCTCTAATTAGCTCTTCTATGACCTCCATTGAGCAGTTGGGTTGGTATTTAATCTCCTTGTGTGTGTGTACTTGTTTCGGTTACTCCACACGGCCCACATAACGGATGTTGCAATGGCTGCACTCTCTTGACCGGTGAACGTTGGGTATAGCAGATCTCTCGTCCATGTCATAGGATGCATTATGGTCCGGAGGAAAGGATAGGTTCCATGCGGTCGTAAGGTGCACACAGGCAAGCGTCTTGCATTATTTCATGAGGGAAATCTAGCCGTTTTTTGACCAATGAGGGTTTTTCGCGTACTGACCAAGACTGGCCACTTCTCCTATTATTAGACCGTGTCATCGCCACAACCAGATCATAGGTATTCCTACTTTTTGGAGAGCATGGTACATGAGGAATGATATCAATTTCTTCAAAAGAAGAGTTCACCACTGTTGCACCCAAGCCGTTCTTGGGAAACTATGTTGATTCTCTCCTCGGAGCTAAACATGGGTATAGTGCTTGATAGTTGATATACAAAAGGCAAGGAACTTGTCAATGCATATGTTCGGTATTCTTTCTGTTGCGAAAGATAAGTGGTCGGATATTGGACATCGCCTCTAGTGGAGTTGGGTGAAAATTAATACGGATGAAACTTTTAACCAAGTAGATGGAGTGGCGTGCACAGGTAGTCAGAAATGGACACATTGAAGTACTACTCTCATCGAGTTGAGTCCTGCCAGGATGCTTCAACATTGAAGAAGTGGAAGCGCTAGATTGTCTTGAAAGCATATGCCTATGCACGGACTGGATATGCAAGCCGACACGGATTGATAGGATTGCTTCATGGTGGTAGGTATGTTAAAGGATATGAAAAATGACACGTTTTCCATTTTGCAAGTGGTGTTGGAAGCTACGGTGGCGTTGAATTTGCTACCAGTTTTCAAGGTTTCTAAAGTTTAGAAATAATACAATTACACGCCAAATAGCTAGGTTGGACAAAAGagttttcttttattttgttaTGAGTGTGTTTATGATTAATCTATGTCACGTGCAAAGCGTTAGTCGACTTCCGCACGGAAGAGATCAGCCGCCTCCAGAGTTGTTGGATTCATTGCGCGACATGCGTCCGATTTGGACCTCTTCAACCTAGCTCACGAGTGTTTGCAATATGAGCCATTCTGGTGCTTGGAGGTTTGCAACATGACACATGTTGCACCCGCCTTTGCAAACATGCCAGCCGTTTTTTGATTGTTGCAACATGCCCTGTGTTGCCACCGCAACAAATACCTTGGTGACCGACACACGATCAATTATCAGTCGGTTGAGTGTGAGCGTTTTCCTTAATAATCTATAAAGCTATATTctctaaaaaatataaaaaataattGTTTAACCAAGGAGCCCCtttttagaaaaaaaataagTAAACAGAATGTGGAGTATCTGCTCCCGAGCTCAAATGCTCCCAGATGAACAGTAAATCAAAATATGGTAAACAAATGCAAAAATTCCAAACAAATGTGGTAAACTTTGACAAATGTTTTGTGTGCTTGATTTTTTTATCATGAAAGGACATTCATGAAAGTCGTTGCAAAAAAAAGATGCtgcaaaaaaaattctatttttgaAAGCATTTTGGAGTATCGATTTTGTTTTTTCATGACCTAAATGTCATTTTGTGATGAAAATTTGCAAGTATACAAATACATTTGTCAAAGTTGGTCAcatttttttcttcatttctttaaTTTTACTATTCACCCCGAGCTTATTTGAGATCAGGAGCAGAAGAGGACTTTCGGTATTACGCAGATCGGCACTTCCCAATCGCAAAGGACGAGGAAGAGCATTTGCAGACTGGGTCTTTTACCCTCTTGATACATTAGTATATATAGAGCCCACATGTCCGTGACATGTTTTAGAAGTAATCCTCGAGTTTCAGTTCCTTTTTCCTCACCAACTAAACCATAACAGTTGTTATGTGTTGCCTGTAAAAAAAACAGTTCTACGGAGATTACATATCTTCCAATAAACATCGCCAACTGTTGAACCGCCGCCTCCCCTGCCTCCCATATATTGTATACTCCTATAACAACTTATCCTTTTATATTTTCGCAAAAAATGGTTATCCTACGATATGGTTATGTTTTTGGTGTGATATATTATCTTGTTTTTTTGAAAGGGATATATTTCTTGTTACATGGCTGAAAACATTTATTGACCTATTTTCTAGGGAAAAGATATATGTATATCTGTTAGACCATCCGCTCCATCAAGACCACAAGATGGGCACAGCAAGATCTGAGCCGTCCATCAGCCTCCTCCTCTGCTGCCGCCCGTATATATACGCCACACAGCCACAATCCCCAGTGCAGGAGGGTTCTGGTCCAGCGCTGAAGAAGCGGAAAACCCCAGGCGCCCAACGACCTTCCTTCCGGCGAAACCATCCTCCCACTCCTCCCTCATCTCCCTGCTCGCCGAGGCTCAGCTCAGGGTGACCGATCTCTTCCCCCCGTCTCTCGTCGGAATTACGCGGTAGATCAGATTGATGCATTGCGCGCCGTCTAGGTTTTCTAGATGGGCTCTCTCCATGTCTTTTGTTGTTCGCCTTCTTGTGTTCCGCCGGTCGCAAGATTTCCCCCCTTGTAGGTCCCCATCGGTGGAACATAGCTGCAATTTTGCGCAAATTCTTAGTTTTTACTGAGAGGGAGTGGCCCTGCTTCAGATGGCAGAGGGTGATCTTTGAAAATAAGAGAAGGATTTGGTCGATTGCTCAATCAATTGCCTGATGGTATCGTGGTTTCGTCCAACATGTGCGCCCCTGTGGGTTGTAATCGATCGTGATGTGTTATGCGTCGTGCTTTCTTGATCGCTTCTTAGGTGTAGTTATAGTTTGCAGGCCCTTGAATTTGCGAGCAGGCCATTAAAGAGTAGattgcggaattttggggtttttTGTGAAATAATAGTTGATTTTTCAGTGTCTAATTGCAGATTTTTAAGCTGCTTGGTAGTCAGATTACTTTGGTAATTAAACCCCTACGCGGTCGTCTTGCGGGCTAGCCTGAGTTGTCATGTATTCGTATGGCTGTATCTCTCCATAGTTTGTACCATTCGATCCAAAATAAGTTCCCCAGTCTTGAACTGGGGTTAGTTCACAACTGCCACACTTTTTGTGGATCGGAGGTAGCACCTATTAGCTCCCAGGAATTCCAACCAAGTGGCCCCTTCACCTCTGATTTAAGTCACCCACTGCACTTGGTTTATTTCTTTCACAATTCACCAATCTGTACCTAGTTATTCTGGCAAAGCTGTACTTCGTAGTTATATTTGTCTGGATTTTTCTTCAGTTGTTTTGTTCTGTCTTATGGTAACTGGTTTTGAAAGCATGTGTTGCATCATGAATTTATGCATGTATTTTCAGAGGTCTCACTGTTTCAACTTGTAATGGTATTACAAATTGGTCACGAACCCTATTTGTAATACTCTTTGCTTGAAGTAGGATAATATGAAATGTTATGTACTGGCCAAGGTTGCCACCTGTAATGTGTGAACCACAACGTGTACAAGTTTAGCACGCCATATACCTGTAGTCTTATTGATGGTTATCCTTGGATGATGAACAATTCATCTTTGCCTTTGCAGTCTGCACAGTCGACATTTATGACTTCACTGAACTTTATTTAATTACTATCTTTTCCATTGTGCAGATAAACCATGGGTGGCGTTTTGGGTTTAGTGCAGGTTGATCAGTCAACTGTTGCTATCAAAGAAACTTTTGGGAAGTTTAATGAGGTCCTGGAGCCTGGTTGCCacttcttgccttggtgcataGGGCAACGGATTGTTGGTTACCTCTCACTGCGTGTGAAACAGCTAGACGTCCGATGTGAAACCAAAACAAAGGTATTGTCTTGTATCATCGTATCTGTACTTATTTAATAACTTGCTGAAGCAATCTTAACAAATGAAAATCACTTACAATGTTCCCATTTGGGTGTTTTCTCTGTTCTACAAATGAAAAACACTTTCCTTCTTCTTTCAACTCTGATATCTTAATCTGTGCCCATTCAGGATAATGTCTTTGTGACTGTTGTTGCTTCTGTCCAATACCGTGCCCTTGTTGATAAGGCATCTGATGCCTTCTACAAACTGAGCAACACAAAGCAACAAATCCAGTCGTACGTCTTTGATGGTAAGTTACTGTCCACGAAATTTCGCTAAATGTTTTGACTACATCCCTTGTCTGTGTCCAGGTTTAGCCTTATGTTCGTACTTTTATCCTCAGATATTTAACTGAAGCTGCAGATTTTCTATTTCAAATGGTTGTCAATTTACTGAGATTCACGTGCTTCCTTTAGTATGCTTGTTAACACCAGTTTCTTGTTTAACTTTTAATCCAAAGGATAAGATTTGTATGCTTTTTACCCTTTTGTGTGCAATTAGTACTCATAAAGCTATGTGTCTTGTTTCAGTTATTAGAGCCACTGTCCCAAAGCTGGAGCTGGATGATGCATTTGTGCAGAAAGATGACATTGCAAAAGCTGTTGAAGAGGAGCTTGAAAAGGTTCTTGTTCACTGTCCTGTTGTCCTAGAGCAGAGAGATTATCTTGACTGACCTGTTTTGCAAATGTTGTAGGCAATGTCTATGTATGGGTATGAGATTGTGCAAACTCTGATAGTTGACATTGAGCCTGATGTGCATGTCAAGAGGGCAATGAATGAGATCAATGCAGGCAAGTCTAATGCTCATTTGCTTTCAATCCACATACATCAGATTAAACTGGCAGCAAAACATATACTAGATGATTTGATGCGTGCTCAGAATTGTCTTTTGCATATCTAACATGAATGTGGTTTTGTGAAACAGCTTCTAGGATGAGGTCGGCAGCCAACGACAAAGCAGAGGCTGAAAAGATTCTCCAGATTAAACGAGCAGAGGGAGAAGCCGAGTCAAAGTACTTGGCTGGTGTGGGCATTGCAAGGCAGCGTCAGGCTATCGTGGATGGTCTGAGAGACAGCGTCCTCGCCTTCTCTGAGAACGTCCCTGGCACCACTGCAAAGGACATCATGGACATGGTTCTGGTTACCCAGTACTTCGACACCATGAAAGAGATTGGGGCCTCGTCCAAGTCTTCTTCGGTGTTCATCCCCCATGGTCCTGTGGCCGTCAAGGATGTGGCATCGCAGATCAGAGATGGGCTCCTTCAGGCTAACACTCTCTAAGAGGAGGACCATGGAAAGGGATAGCTTCTGTTTTGCAAGAGTTGTGAAGTTCTTCATCATTCACCATTACCCTAAAAACATATTTTACGCGATAGATATTTGGCAAGgtcgtgagtaatttatctaccTGTGTGAGCTACTACGTTAAGTTGTGAATTTTATAGTGTGAACTACTACCTAGATAATCAGACTTGCATGGAGTGGGTTTCTGTAAGAAAAGTTTAGCCAGATTCCTGAATGCTACTTGTTGCTACTTGCAAGTGAGCCTGGATGCTGACCAGTCTTATCTTAATTATTATTTGGTGATAACTATGGTATTTGTGTTTTGTGATGAGTTTATCTCGGTTGGATTGAGCAGATGACTTGCTTTGGAGCCCTCATCAGAATGAGGTGCAGTTGTTCTCGGATATTGGCAATAGCAGATTTTGATGGATCCATCATGTGAATGAAAATTGCTACAATTGCAGTCCACACTCTTAATTCCTGATAAAGTGTATAACTGTACAACTGCACACTGTAAATTCAATACAGTTTATCAAGCATGTATGCACACATGATAAAGCTTGGTCTTGTACTGGTAGCACTGACACTGAGTATGCTTGTGGCAAACTGATGCAACTCCAGTGCCCTGCCTGGTTGAAGGTCAAGGGCACCAGGTTCGCAGGCTTCTGATGGAGCAAGTTGGGCACGGCGATCGGGCATCGGACTTGACGCTGAGACCCTGCAGCTTCCAGGCGTCCATGTACTCCATCCTCCACTCTTCCCGTAGCTCCGCAGAATCGCGGCACCACTGCCTGGTGAGTGTAATTCAGGTCACGGGTTACCGATCAAAAACAACTGCTCCTATTGCATACGCTGAACAAAACACAAACAGCTCAAGATTTTGTGCCTCAGAAGCCGTCCGTAAGTTGATCGGCACAAACCTACAGCAGGCAATCTGTCGAACACCGCGCGTGCAGGAAGAGGGGGAGCTGACCTGCAGACGAGGGAGCAGCTGAGGAGGTCGACGCAGTCCAGCTGCGAGAAGACCCGGGAGATCACGTCCGCCGGCGCCCGCAACGCGGCCGGCGCGGCGAGGTCCGCTTCGtttggtggcggcggcggcgccatggccggtCCGTTGTCCCAACAAGGTCCAGTTCTTGGACTGGCTCCTAGAAGTCCTGAAGCTCTCGTCTTCTCCGCGTTTGATTGGTCCCTTTGCCTTTGGATCCTAGGCGAGACGGGGAGGTGATTTGTGGATGAAACTAAGCCCGATGGGGCGATGACGCCGTGTTAGCGAAATGGCGGAGGAAATCAGGAGGCGTGCTTAGGATTTGTTCGGCTCTGACAGTGATGCGCAAATTGATGTGCACGGTCGGGACTCGGGAAGGTGATGTTTCTGCATATGTGTCTTGCGGCCTGTGGTCGGCAAAGTGATTGATTATTTGGAGATGTTGATTACACCATCTAGGACACCACGTTTTCTCCCCCTAAACGTTTGAATCGTCCGCCCGCATTAGTGACAGACAATGAAATGACCCAACCGAACCCCATCATTCCTAACCTAAATGGAGGGTAGACTGGCCGGCACCCTCAAATTGAGACTAAATTTGGGGGCAATATGAGAGAATTGCG
The Triticum urartu cultivar G1812 unplaced genomic scaffold, Tu2.1 TuUngrouped_contig_6490, whole genome shotgun sequence genome window above contains:
- the LOC125530685 gene encoding hypersensitive-induced response protein-like protein 2, with product MGGVLGLVQVDQSTVAIKETFGKFNEVLEPGCHFLPWCIGQRIVGYLSLRVKQLDVRCETKTKDNVFVTVVASVQYRALVDKASDAFYKLSNTKQQIQSYVFDVIRATVPKLELDDAFVQKDDIAKAVEEELEKAMSMYGYEIVQTLIVDIEPDVHVKRAMNEINAASRMRSAANDKAEAEKILQIKRAEGEAESKYLAGVGIARQRQAIVDGLRDSVLAFSENVPGTTAKDIMDMVLVTQYFDTMKEIGASSKSSSVFIPHGPVAVKDVASQIRDGLLQANTL
- the LOC125530686 gene encoding F-box/SPRY domain-containing protein 1-like → MAPPPPPNEADLAAPAALRAPADVISRVFSQLDCVDLLSCSLVCRQWCRDSAELREEWRMEYMDAWKLQGLSVKSDARSPCPTCSIRSLRTWCP